ACGATGTTCATCGGCTGCAGGGTGATCATCACGTCCATCGGCGCATCCGGGGCGGTGATCGCCAGCCGGCCCGACGAACCGATGTGCACGTTCAGCACCGTCTCGGTGTCGACCAGCGCGTCCCACATCGGCTTCCAGTGGTCGAAATCGTGGAAACTCGGATACCCCATAGCCGACGGGTTCTCGGTGAACGTCATCGAATGCACTCCCCGCTCGGCGTTGCGGCGGATCTCCTTGGCGCATTCGACCGGATCCCAGATCACCGGAAGCGTCATCGGGATGAACCGGCCCGGATAGGCCCCGCACCACTCCTCGACGATCCAGTCGTTGTAGGCCTTCACCAGCGCCAGCGAGAACTCCTGATCCTCGGTGGCGAATAGCCGCCCGGCGAATCCCGGGAACGACGGGAAACACATCGACCCCAGGATCCCGCCGGCGTTCATGTCCTTGATCCGCTCGTCGACCTGCCAGCAGCCCGGCCGGATCTCATCGAGCCCCTGCGGCTCGAGCCCGTACTCCTCCTTCGGCCGGCCCGCCACCGCGTTGAGCGCCACGTTCGGGATCACCACATCCCGGAACTGCCACGTATCGCTGCCGTCGGGGTTGTGCACCAAACGGGGCGCCTCGTCCAAGTACTTCTTCGGCAGATGGTTCTTGAACATGTCCGGCGGCTCGACGATGTGATCGTCCACGCTGACCAGGATCATGTCGTCCTTGTTCATGCCTGTCCCCTTCGTCCGATCGTGCCTGCCACCCTAGCCCCGTCCGGGTTCTCTATCCGAGAAAACTAACTTCTCGTCCGATGAGAATCAATGTCCATAGCCGGCTCCGGGGCCCGCTGGCTGGGCAATTGCCGACCGTCCGGGCGACGCGCCGGCCAGCGGGTCCGCCCTGGGGGATTGACCGCCGACGGTAAAGATGGAAATCTATTGGTCAATTATGAGAACCTGATTCTCGTCAACGAGAGGATGTTATCGGTGCGAGTGCGGCCCCTGCCGGCGGATCAGTGGGACGACGCCGTCGACCACGCGCTGTGGTTCATCCCGCCCGACCGGCGCAACCCCGAGTCGGTCGGCAACCTGCTGGCCACGCTCGTCCGCCATCCCAAGCTGACCCGGGCGTTCCTGCGGTTCAACAACCACCTGCTGTACTCCTCGACGCTGCCCGCCCGGCTGCGCGAGCTGGCGGTGCTGCGGGTGGCGCACCGGCGCGGATGCGCGTACGAGTGGCGCCACCATGTGCGGATGGGCCGCGAGGCGGGGTTGACCGACGACGTCATCGCCGGCATCGAGCGCGGGGAGGCGACCGACGACCTCGACCGCGCGGTGCTGTCCGCCGTCGACGAACTCGAGGACAAGTCGACCGTCTCCGACGAGACCTGGGCCGCGCTGTGCCGCCACCTCGACGAGCGCCAGCGCATGGACCTCGTCTTCACCGTCGGCTGTTATGGCGCACTCGCCATGGCGATCAACACATTCGGCGTGGAACCCGACTCATAGAGGCAGAGAGGTAGTTATCGTGGCATTTTTCCCGAAGCCCCCCGAGGGCAGCTGGACCGAGCACTGGCCCGAACTCGGCACCGCGCCGGTCGATTACACCGATTCGATCGATCCCGAACAGTGGAAGCTCGAACAGCAGGCGATCTTCCGCAGGTGCTGGCTCAATGTCGGCCGGGTGGAACGGCTGCCGAAGAAGGGCAGCTACTTCACCAAGGAGATGCCGTCGGTCGGTAAGGGCACCTCGGTGATCATCGTGCGCGACACCGACAACGAGATCCGGGCGTTCTACAACCTGTGCCGACACCGCGGAAACAAGCTGGTGTGGAACGACTACCCCGGCGACGAGGTGTCGGGCACCTGCCGCCAGTTCACCTGCAAGTACCACGCGTGGCGGTACTCGCTCAAGGGTGAGCTGACATTCGTTCAGCAGGAGGACGAGTTCTTCAACCTCGACAAGAAGGACTACGGCCTGGTGCCGATCCGCTGCGAGGTCTGGGAAGGCTTCATCTTCATCAACTTCGACGACAACGCCGAACCGCTGATCGACTACCTCGGCGAGTTCGCCAAGGGGCTGGAGGGTTATCCGTTCCACGAGATGACGGAGACCTACTCCTACCGCGCCGAGGTCAACGCGAACTGGAAGCTGTTCATCGACGCGTTCACCGAGTTCTATCACGCGCCGGTGCTGCACCAGAAGCAGGCGGTCAAGGAAGAGGCCGAGAAGCTGTTCAAGTACGGCTACGAGGCGCTGCACTACGACATCAAGGGCCCGCACTCGATGATCTCGTCCTGGGGCGGCATGAGCCCGCCGAAGGATCTGAAGATGGTCAAGCCCATCGAACGGGTGCTGCGCAGCGGCCTGTTCGGCCCGTGGGACCGCCCCGATATCAAGGGGATCGCACCCGACGAACTGCCGCCGGCGATCAATCCGTCGCGCCACCACGCGTGGGGGCAGGACTCGTTCGAGTTCTTCCCGAACTTCACCCTGCTGATCTGGGCGCCGGGCTGGTATCTGACCTACCACTACTGGCCGACCGATGTGGACAAGCACATCTTCGAGTGCACGCTGTACTTCGTGCCGGCGAAGAACACGCGCGAGCGCCTGGCCCACGAGTTGGCGGCGGTGACGTTCAAGGAGTACGCGTTCCAGGACGCCAACACCCTGGAGGCCACCCACACGCAGATCGCGACCGGTGTGGTCAAGGAATTCCCGTTGTGCGATCAGGAGATCCTGCTGCGGCACCTGCACAAGACCGCGTGGGACTACGTCAACGCCTACAAGAAGGAAAAGGGTCTGCTCAACGGTTCCGACACATCGGAGAACGGTCAAGCCGCCACCGCGAAGAAGGACATCGAGAAGGATTCCGTAAATGCCTAAGTTGCCACCCGAATTCGCCGATCTGGAACGGTTCAGCGACTGGTGCCTGCCCACCGAGGAGGAGCGCTACCAGAAGCGGCTCAACTCCACGATGGAGGAGATGCAGGAGTTCTATGACGCCGCCATGCCCCGGCTGGAGGCCGTCATGGAGTACTGCGACTCCCGCTTCCCGCTGCACTCGATGCCCGACGACTGCAAGGCGCTCATCCACATGATGCAGTCGCTGGTGAACGTCTCGTTCCCGGTCGAGGTGTGGAAGCAGCCGCGGGTGATCGACAGCGGCGCAACGTACATCAAGTGCGTCGAGGAGCCGGTGGTCTGAGCGTGCTGACCCTCAAAGCCGCGGGTCTGCTCGACGTCGACGCCGGCGAGATCGTCCGGCCGGGTGTGGTCCGCATCGAAGACGACCGGATCGTCGGCGTCGGCGGAGCCGGGCAAGGCCCCGAAGGCGAAGTCATCGACCTGGGCGAGGCCGTCCTGCTCCCGGGCCTGATGGACATGGAGGTCAACCTGCTGATGGGAGGCCGGGGTGAGAACCCCGGCCTCTCCCAGGTACAGGACGACCCGGCGATCCGGGTGCTGCGGGCGGTCGGCAACGCCCGGCGCACCCTGCGCGCCGGGTTCACCACGGTGCGCAACCTCGGGTTGTTCGTCAAGACCGGGGGTTATCTGCTCGACGTCGCGCTCGGCAAGGCGATCGACGCGGGCTGGATCGAGGGACCCCGGATCGTGCCCGCCGGACACGCGATCACCCCGACCGGCGGGCACCTGGATCCCACCATGTTCGCGGCGTTCATGCCGGGTGCGCTCGAACTGACCGTCGAGGAGGGCATCGCCAACGGCGTCGACGAGATTCGCAAGGCGGTGCGCTACCAGATCAAGCACGGCGCCCAGGTGATCAAGGTGTGCTGCTCGGGCGGCGTCATGTCGCTGACCGGAGAAGCAGGCGCACAACACTATTCGGACGAGGAGCTGCGGGCGATCGTCGACGAGGCCCACCGCCGGGGACTGAAGGTGGCCGCGCACACCCACGGCGCGGAGGCCGTCAAGCACGCGATCGAGTGCGGCATCGACTGCATCGAACACGGCTTCCTGATGGACGACGAGGCCATCAAGATGCTCGTCGACAACGATCGGTTCCTGGTGTCGACGCGCCGGCTGGCCGAGTACATGGACGTCTCCAAGGCGCCCCCGGAGCTGCAGGCCAAGGCCGCCGAGATGTTCCCCAAGGCCCGCACCTCGATCAAGGCGGCCTACGAGGCCGGCGCCAGGATCGCCGTCGGCACCGACGCTCCGGCCATTCCGCACGGCCGCAACGCCGACGAACTGGTGACCCTCGTCGAGTGGGGGCTGCCCCCGGACGCGGTGCTGCGGGCGGCCACCGTCGTCGCCGCCGAACTGATCGACCGGCCGGATCTGGGCCGTATCGCCGAGGGCTACCTCGCCGACATCATCGCGGTGCCCGGCGATCCACTGGCCGACATCACCGTTACACAGAAGGTCAACTTTGTAATGAAGGGCGGTAAGGTCTACCGACATGACTGAGTCGACATCCGCGGCCCGGCGTACCGACGACATCGTCGAGATCCAACAGCTGTTGGCCAAGTACGCCGTCACCATCACCAAGGGCGACATCGACGGCCTGATCTCGGTGTTCACCCCGGACGGCACCTACAGCGCGTTCGGCTCGACCTACACGCTGGCCCGGTTCCCCGACCTCGTCGCCGCCGCCCCCAAGGGCCTGTTCATGACCGGCGAGTCGCTGATCACCTTCGACCCCGACGACCCGGACAAGGCCACCGGCACCCAGCCGTTGTGCTTCGTCGAGCACTCCAAGCACGACATGCGGATCGGCTACTACAACGACACCTACGTGCGCACCGCCGACGGCTGGCGGCTGAAAACCAGGTCCATGACGTTCATCCGGCGCAGCGGCGCCCACGACTCGGGCCGGCCGCATGCGATCGGGCGGCCGGAGGCCGGATGACCGCGTCCACCGACGTTCCGACCACCGTCCCCGGCGTCGAGGAGTTCCGCGCGCAACTGGTCGAGTGGTTGGAGGCCAACGACCTCACCCCGCCGCCCGGCGAACGGTCGATGGATGCGCACCAGGCCCAGCACCTTCGGGTGCTCGCCGCGCTGTACGACGCCGGCTGGATGCGCTGGGGGTGGCCGGTCGAGGCGGGCGGTTTCGGTGGACCGCCGATCTTCCGCGCCATCGTCGGTGAGGAAGTGGTCGGCCGGGGGCTGGATCATCCGGGGCCGTATTCGATGCTCGAGGTCCTCACCCCGACGATGATCGACTACGCACGACCGGAGCTGGCCGCGGAGATGGTGCCGAGGCTGCTCAGCGGCAAGGAGTCCTGGTGCCAGGGGTTCTCCGAGCCCGGATCGGGCAGCGACCTGGCGTCGATCACCACCCGCGCCGAACAGCGCGGCGACACCTGGGTGATCAACGGTCAGAAGGTCTGGACCAGCTTCGCCCAGTACGCCACGCGCTGCATCCTGCTGACCCGCACCGGCGGCCCGGATGTCCCCAACCACAAGGCGATCACCGCGTTCTTCGTCGACGTCGACTCCCCCGGCGTGACCGTGCGGCCGCTGCGCACCATGCACGGCGTCGACGAGTTCTGCGAGGTGTACTTCGACGATGTGGTGGTGCCCGCGGACCGGATGCTCGGCGGCGTGGGCGACGGCTGGCAACTGGCGATGGATCTGCTGCCCTACGAGCGTTCGACCTGCTTCTGGCAGCGGATCGCCTACCTGTACTCGCGGTTCGACGCGCTGGTGAGCGAGGCCAAAGGGCTCGGCACCGCCAGCGACGCGGATCTGGGCGAGGTGTATCTGGCGTTGCACACGCTGCGCTGCCGGTCCCGGGAGACCCAGCACCGGCTCGCCGCCGGCCACAAACTCGGTGCGGAGACCTCCATCGACAAGGTGCTGCTGGCGACGGCCGAACAACAGCTCTACGACACCGTGCGGGACCTGCTGCCGGGGGTGATCGAGCTCGACGACAGCAACTGGCGGATCGAGTACCTGTACTCGCGGGCGGCGACGATCTACGGCGGCACCGCCGAGGTGCAGCGCAACATCATCGCCCGACGGCTGCTGGACCTCGGTAAGGAGTAGGCATGACCAGCCAGTCCGATAGCCAATTCGACCCCGAGTCGCTGGAGCTGCTCGAGGACAGCCTGCGCAAGGCGATGCTCTCGGCGTCGGGTGCGGAGCTGGACGCCGCGCTCGCCGAACTGGGCT
The window above is part of the Mycolicibacterium hassiacum DSM 44199 genome. Proteins encoded here:
- a CDS encoding acyl-CoA dehydrogenase family protein, which encodes MTASTDVPTTVPGVEEFRAQLVEWLEANDLTPPPGERSMDAHQAQHLRVLAALYDAGWMRWGWPVEAGGFGGPPIFRAIVGEEVVGRGLDHPGPYSMLEVLTPTMIDYARPELAAEMVPRLLSGKESWCQGFSEPGSGSDLASITTRAEQRGDTWVINGQKVWTSFAQYATRCILLTRTGGPDVPNHKAITAFFVDVDSPGVTVRPLRTMHGVDEFCEVYFDDVVVPADRMLGGVGDGWQLAMDLLPYERSTCFWQRIAYLYSRFDALVSEAKGLGTASDADLGEVYLALHTLRCRSRETQHRLAAGHKLGAETSIDKVLLATAEQQLYDTVRDLLPGVIELDDSNWRIEYLYSRAATIYGGTAEVQRNIIARRLLDLGKE
- a CDS encoding aromatic ring-hydroxylating oxygenase subunit alpha, giving the protein MAFFPKPPEGSWTEHWPELGTAPVDYTDSIDPEQWKLEQQAIFRRCWLNVGRVERLPKKGSYFTKEMPSVGKGTSVIIVRDTDNEIRAFYNLCRHRGNKLVWNDYPGDEVSGTCRQFTCKYHAWRYSLKGELTFVQQEDEFFNLDKKDYGLVPIRCEVWEGFIFINFDDNAEPLIDYLGEFAKGLEGYPFHEMTETYSYRAEVNANWKLFIDAFTEFYHAPVLHQKQAVKEEAEKLFKYGYEALHYDIKGPHSMISSWGGMSPPKDLKMVKPIERVLRSGLFGPWDRPDIKGIAPDELPPAINPSRHHAWGQDSFEFFPNFTLLIWAPGWYLTYHYWPTDVDKHIFECTLYFVPAKNTRERLAHELAAVTFKEYAFQDANTLEATHTQIATGVVKEFPLCDQEILLRHLHKTAWDYVNAYKKEKGLLNGSDTSENGQAATAKKDIEKDSVNA
- a CDS encoding carboxymuconolactone decarboxylase family protein, with translation MRVRPLPADQWDDAVDHALWFIPPDRRNPESVGNLLATLVRHPKLTRAFLRFNNHLLYSSTLPARLRELAVLRVAHRRGCAYEWRHHVRMGREAGLTDDVIAGIERGEATDDLDRAVLSAVDELEDKSTVSDETWAALCRHLDERQRMDLVFTVGCYGALAMAINTFGVEPDS
- a CDS encoding metal-dependent hydrolase family protein, producing MLTLKAAGLLDVDAGEIVRPGVVRIEDDRIVGVGGAGQGPEGEVIDLGEAVLLPGLMDMEVNLLMGGRGENPGLSQVQDDPAIRVLRAVGNARRTLRAGFTTVRNLGLFVKTGGYLLDVALGKAIDAGWIEGPRIVPAGHAITPTGGHLDPTMFAAFMPGALELTVEEGIANGVDEIRKAVRYQIKHGAQVIKVCCSGGVMSLTGEAGAQHYSDEELRAIVDEAHRRGLKVAAHTHGAEAVKHAIECGIDCIEHGFLMDDEAIKMLVDNDRFLVSTRRLAEYMDVSKAPPELQAKAAEMFPKARTSIKAAYEAGARIAVGTDAPAIPHGRNADELVTLVEWGLPPDAVLRAATVVAAELIDRPDLGRIAEGYLADIIAVPGDPLADITVTQKVNFVMKGGKVYRHD
- a CDS encoding nuclear transport factor 2 family protein, with the protein product MTESTSAARRTDDIVEIQQLLAKYAVTITKGDIDGLISVFTPDGTYSAFGSTYTLARFPDLVAAAPKGLFMTGESLITFDPDDPDKATGTQPLCFVEHSKHDMRIGYYNDTYVRTADGWRLKTRSMTFIRRSGAHDSGRPHAIGRPEAG
- a CDS encoding amidohydrolase family protein: MNKDDMILVSVDDHIVEPPDMFKNHLPKKYLDEAPRLVHNPDGSDTWQFRDVVIPNVALNAVAGRPKEEYGLEPQGLDEIRPGCWQVDERIKDMNAGGILGSMCFPSFPGFAGRLFATEDQEFSLALVKAYNDWIVEEWCGAYPGRFIPMTLPVIWDPVECAKEIRRNAERGVHSMTFTENPSAMGYPSFHDFDHWKPMWDALVDTETVLNVHIGSSGRLAITAPDAPMDVMITLQPMNIVQAAADLLWSRPIKEYPTLKIALSEGGTGWIPYFLERLDRTYEMHSTWTGQDFGGKLPSEVFREHFLTCFIADPVGVALRDKIGVDNICWEADYPHSDSMWPGAPEELWEVLTANNVPDDEINKMTYENACRWYHWDPFKYIPKEKATVGALRKAAEGHDVSIKPMSKKEKIGTSVQEFAQSAKQVTGNVE